The nucleotide sequence CACGGACGTCAAGTGCAAGGACTACGGCGAGTGGACCCGCGCCTGGACCGAAATCAAGGGCTGACCCCCGAACCCCGGACGCGGCGGCCTGTGTCCCCCCACTCCGCCCGCCGCGTCCGGCCTCATCCTGCGAGGCAAGATGACCGCCTTCTTCTACCGGAGACCCAAGCTGCGCCTGGGTTTCCTGCTCTCGGCCCCGCTGCTCTGGCTCGGCCTGGCCTACCTGGGCGCGCTCGCCGCGCTGTTCGTCACGGCGTTCTGGCACACCGACGCCTTCACCGGCCAGGTCGTCGTCGACTGGTCGCTGGGCAACTTCGAGACGCTGTTCACCGACGCGGTCTACCGCACGATCACCTTCCGCACGGTCGGGATCGCGGCGCTGGTCACGGTGATCGACGCGGTCGTTGCGTTCCCGATGGCGTTCGCGATGGCCAAGCTCGCTTCGCCGCGCGCGCAGCGGATCCTGGTGATCGCGGTGATGACCCCGCTGTGGGCGAGCTACCTGGTGAAGGCGTACGCGTGGCGGTCGATGCTGTCCGGCAACGGCGCGCTGAGCTCGATTTCGCCCGGTTACGGCGTCACGGCCACGATTGTCACGCTGTCCTACCTCTGGCTGCCGTACATGATCCTGCCGATCTACGCCGGCCTCGACCGGCTGCCGGATTCCCTGGTGGACGCTTCGGGCGACCTCGGCGCCCGCTCACTGAGGACGTTCCGCTCGGTGATCCTGCCGCTGACGTTCCCGGCGATCGTGGCGGGCTCGATCTTCACGTTTTCGCTGTCCCTGGGCGACTACATCGCGGTGAAGATCGTCGGCGGCACGTCCCAGATGCTCGGCAACGTCGTCTACGACAACATCGGCGCGGCGAACAACCTCCCGTTCGCGGCGACGGTGGCGACGGTGCCGGTCGTGATCATGCTCGGCTATCTGGCCGCGGTGCGCCGCACCGGCGCGCTCGACAACCTCTAGGAGCTCGCGTGCGTACTTCCCGGGTGTTGTTGTGGACGGCGCTGGGACTCGGCTTGGCGGTGATCTACTTCCCGCTGGTGGTGGTGCTGCTCGACTCGTTCAACGCGGACACGACGTTCGGCTGGCCGCCGTCGCGGTTCACCCTGGAGTGGTGGAGCCGGGCCGCGTCGAACGAAGGGGCGTTGCACGCGCTGCGGACGAGCGTCGAGGCGGGCCTGGCGGCGACGGCGATCGCGCTGGTGCTCGGCACGATGGCCGCGTTCGCCTTGCAGCGCTACCGGTTCTTCGGGCGCAACCCGGTGTCGCTGCTGATCATCCTGCCGATCGCGCTGCCGGGGATCGTCACGGGCATCGCGCTGAACAACGCGTTCCGGACCATCCTGGGCATCGACCTCGGCCTGCTGACGGCGATCATCGCACACGCGACGTTCTGCATCGTGGTGGTGTTCAACAACGTGGTCGCGCGGCTGCGCCGGATGGGCGGCAACCTCGAGGAAGCGTCGATGGACCTCGGCGCGACCGGCCTCACGACGTTCCGGCTGGTGACGTTCCCGATGCTGCGATCGGCGTTGCTGGCGGGCGGCCTGCTGGCCTTCGCGCTGTCGTTCGACGAGATCATCGTGACGACGTTCACCCTGGGCACGGGCATGGAGACGCTGCCGATCTGGATCTACGACAACCTGTTCCGGCCCAACCAGGCCCCGATCGTGAACGTGGTGGCGGCGGTGCTGATCGTGGCCTCGACGGTCCCGGTGTACCTGGCCCAGCGCCTCTCCGGCGACACGGCTTCGGGTGGCCGCCTCTAGGCGGTTTCGCCGCTACTCGCGGAACGAGTCCGTCGCCGCTCGCAGTGCCGCCAGGACGCCCGGGTCCGTCACCGCGTGCCCGGCTCCCTCGAGCAGCTTCAGCTCCGAACCGGGCCACGCGCGGTGCAGCTCGTACGCCGTGACCGGTGGGCACACCGTGTCGTAGCGGCCCTGGACGATCACCCCCGGGATGCCCGCGAGCTTGCCCGCGTCGCGGATCAGCCGGCCGTCGTCGAGCCAGGCGCCCTTCGTGAAGTAGTGGACCGCGAGCCGGGCGAACGGCCACGCGAACGCCGGGTCCGCGTACTGGCGGCGGAACGACTCCTGCGGCAGCACCGAAACCGTCGCGCCTTCCCAGGTGCTCCACGCCACCGCCGCGCGGTGGCGGACCTCCTCGGCCGGGTCGTCGAGCAACACCGCGTACCCCGCCAGCGGGTCCTGCCGGAGCCCTGCCGGGAGCGGGGCGAGGAACGCTTCCCACTCGCGCGGGAACAGGTGGGCCGCGCCGCCGCGGTAGATCCAGTCCAGCTCGCTCTGCCGCACGGTGAAGACCCCGCGCAGGATGATCTCGCTGACGCGCGAAGGGTGCGTCTCGGCGTAAGCGAGCGCGAGGGTGGCGCCCCACGAGCCGCCGAAGAGCTGCCAGCGCTCGATGCCGAGCCGGTCCCGCAGCAGTTCCATGTCGGCGACCAGGTGCCACAGGGTGTTCGCGCTGAGATCGTCCGCGTCCGGCGTCGATCGTCCCGAGCCCCGCTGGTCGAACAGGACGATCCGGTAGACCGCGGGGTCGAAGTGCCGCCGGGCCATTGGGGCGATCCCGCTGCCGGGACCGCCGTGCAGCACCACGACCGGTTTCCCGGCCGGGTTGCCCGCCTCCTGGCACCGGATCCGGTGCCCGTCGCCGGTTTCGAGGAATCCCTCGGCGCGCGGGGAGATCGGCGGGTACAGCTCGTCCATGCGAGTCACTGTGCCGTATCGGGAAATCACTGTGCCGTAGGGCCTTGGCCGTCGCCCCGACGCCCCGCCGCCGAGTGCCGGGACGACGACCAAGAAAGGTGGGGACCCGCCCCCGCCGCCGGGCTGAGCGGGTCCCCGGTCCGGGTGCGTCAGCGGCTCACGGCCGCGTCCGCGCATTCTTCGAGGTGGGAGTTGACTGCCTGCCAGATCCGGGTGCCTCGGGCAAGGCCGTCGGGGTGGTCACGACGGCCGGCGATCCGCACACGCATTCCGTCCTCCTCGTCGAGGTTCGATGCTTCGTCGTGGCGGCGACGGGCTAAACGCTAAGCCACGAGCCGAACACCAGTCAAGAACATGACTGATGTTCATGTATGTGAATGACAGCTGTGATGACGCTGAGCGCGCGCGTCCCCCTTGCCCGGCGCTAACGAAAGGCCGGGTACTTTCCGGTGTCGGGATTTGGAAAAAGGGGTACGAAATGTCCGCGGTGACCTATCTCGAGGCGATTGTCGTCGGCGCACTGCAAGGGGTGTCGGAATTGTTTCCGGTGTCGAGTCTCGGGCACAGCATCCTGCTGCCCGCCTGGCTGGGCGGCTCGTGGCAGCGGGACCTGAGCATCGGCAAGGACTCGCCGTACCTCGCGGTGCTGGTGGCGATGCACGTCGCCACCGCGCTCGCGCTGGTCCTGTTCTTCCGCAAGGACTGGGTGCGGATCATCGGCGGGCTGTGGACGTCGATCCGCCGGCGCGAGGTGCGCACTCCCGACCAGCGGCTCGCGTGGCTGCTCGTGCTGGCCACCATCCCGGTCGGGCTGGCCGGCCTGCTCCTGGAGGGCCTGCTGCGCGACTTCCTCGGCAAGCCCGTGCCCGCGGCGATCTTCCTCACGCTCAACGGCGGAGTCCTGTACGCCGCCGAGAAGTTCTCGCGGAAGAAGCCCGCGGCGGAAGCGGACACAGTGGACTTTTCCACCGAAGACACGCTGGTCATGCGCGCGGTCTCGGTCGAGGAAGCCACCGACGTCCGGCTGGCGAAGCTGGGGGTCGGCGAGGCGGTGCTGATCGGCGCCGCGCAGATCCTCGCGCTGCTGCCGGGCATCAGCCGCTCGGGCATCACGATGGTCGCCGGCCTGCGCCGCGGGCTGGGGCACGAGGATGCGGCGCGGTTCGCCTTCCTGCTGGCCACGCCGGTGATCCTGGCCGCGGGCGTGCTCAAGATGCCGACGCTGTTCGCCCCCGAAAACCACGCTTCGCTCGGCCCCGCCCTCGTCGGCAGCGTCATCGCCGGGGTCGCTTCGTACATTTCTGTCCGATTCCTCACCGGATACTTCGAAACGCGTACTCTGACCCCGTTCGCCATTTACTGCGCGGTCGCCGGAATCGGCAGCCTGATCTTCTTCGCGGTCTGACGTGCCGCTGACGTTCGACGCCCCGGCGGTCCTCGGCGTACTCGCTGCGGGCACGCTCTACGTCCGCGCGGCCCGCCGCCGCGGCTGGCCGCCGGGCCGGACGACGGCGTTCCTCGCCGGGCTCGCGACGATCCTGGTCGTCACGTGCTCACCGCTGGCGGTCTACGACACGACGTTCTTCTGGGTCCGCGCGGTCCAGACGGTGACGCTGCTGATGATCACGCCGCTGCTGCTCGCCCTGGGCGCGCCCGTCCGGCTGCTCCTGGAGACCGCCGAGGTCCCGTGGCTGCGGCGGCACGGCCGCGGCCCGCTCGCCCGCGCGCTGACGTTCCCGCCGGTCGTCACGGCCGTCCTGGTCGCCCCGGTGCTGGTGCTGTACCTGACGCCGCTCTACGACCTCACGCTGCGCTCACCGCTCGTCGACGGCCTGGTCCGGCTGGGGCTCGTGCTCGCCGGCTTCACGTACTTCTGGACGCGCCTGGGCCTCGATCCGACGCCGCGGGAGGACCCGCACCTGGTGTCGGTGTGGATCGCCTTCGCCGAGGTCGTCTTCGACGGCGCGCTCGGCCTGGTGCTGTGGCTCGGCCCGCTGCTCGCCCCGGCGCACTACGCCGCCGCGCACCCGGGCTGGGGCCCGGATCCGCGCACCGACCAGATCATCGGCGCGGGCGTGCTGTGGATCGGCGGCGACGTCGCCGGCCTGCCGTTCGTCGTCGCGTTGTTCGTGCGGTGGGCCCGCGACGACGAACGGCGGGCGAAGCAGATCGACGGCCAGCTGGACGCAGCGCCGGAGACCGGCCTGTGGTGGGAGAACGACCCGGCGCTCGCGGAACGGTTCCAGCGCCGGTGACCCGGGGTTCAGTCGTGGAACGCGTGCTCCGGCGCCGGGAATTCACCTCGGCGGACGTCCTCGGCGAACGCGGTCGCCGCGTCCTGCAGCACCGTCGCGACGTCGGCGTAGCGCTTGACGAACCGCGGCGCCTTGCCACGCCGCAGCCCGGCCATGTCCTGCCAGACGAGCACCTGGGCGTCGCAGTCCGGGCCCGCGCCGATGCCGACCGTCGGGATCTTCAGCTCCGCCGTGACGCGCTTCGCGGCCTCGGCGGGCACCATCTCCATCACCACCGCGAACGCCCCGGCCTCCTGCAGCGCCAGCGCGTCGGCGAGCAGCACGTCCGCCGCTTCGCCGCGCCCCTGCACCCGGTAGCCGCCGAGGTTGTGTTCGCTCTGCGGGGTGAAGCCGATGTGGCCCATCACGGGCACGCCGGCCGAGGTCAGCGCCTCGACGTGGGCGGCGAACCGCCGCCCGCCCTCGAGCTTCACGGCGTGCGCGCGGCCCTCTTTCATGAACCGCACCGACGTCTCCAGCGCCTGCTGCGGCGAGAGCTGGTAGGAGCCGAACGGCAGGTCGGCGACCACGAGGGCCCGCTTGACCGACCGGGTGACCGCCCGGACCAGCGGCAGCAGCTCGTCGACCGTCACCGGCAGCGACGTGTCGTAACCGAAGACGTTGTTGGCCGCGGAGTCGCCGACGAGCAGCACGGGGATCCCGGCCTCGTCGAACAGCGCGGCGGTGTACATGTCGTACGCGGTGAGCATGGGCCACGGTTCGCCGCGTTCCTTGAGCTCACGCAGGTGGTGGACGCGGACCTTCCGGCCCGGGGCGGGTGCCGCGGGAGCGGCGGGTCCGGTGCCGTAGGGGGCGGGTTCTTCGGCGCTGGCAGACATCGTCGTCGACCGTCCTTCCCTCGAGGCCTCGTCGAGGTCCCCGGGTCGTGGAACAGAGGCGTCTCAAAGAGTGACACGCCCCCGGACCGGCCCCAACCGCGTGCGACAAGCTTCACACCCCCGGGGAGGACGGGCCGTCAGCCTTCAGGTTGATGTCCGGGGACAACCAACCCGGGTTCACTTACGTCAAGAAGAGGGCATGACCCCCGACCGGCCGCGAAAGGCGACGAAACCACCCATGGGAAACCTCGCGAGCTCGCGCCCTCGCCTCCCCGCCTGGAAGGCGAAGGCGGGCGGCATCGCCGCGACCGTGGTCCAGCTGGCCGCGGTGTTCTCCGTGATCCTGCTCTTCACCGGCGGCCCGCACGGCCGCGTGCTCAACGGCATCGACATGGCCTTCTCCGGCTTGAGCGTGCCGACCAGCGAGAGCCTGATCATGGTGCTGCTGCTGGTGGTGCTCGGAGCCGCCCTGCGCCGCCGCAAGAAGGCCGCGCTGTACACCCTGGTGCTGTTCCAGGTCGGCGGGCTGCTGCTCACGCTGGCCCTCCAGGCGACCCTGCTCTGGTCACCCGACGTGCTGACCCTCGGCCCGAAGCAGGTCCGGCACATCCCCGCGCAGCTGTGGGTGCTGACCATCGCCGACGCCGTCTCGGTCGGGCTGATCGTGCTCCTGCTCGCGCTGCGCCCGGCGTTCCCGGCCCGCCTCGCGCCGAGCGCCTGGCGCGACGGCCTGAGCATGCTGTTCGGCGGCATCGCCGTGGTCATCCTGGTCGGGTGGGGCCTGACCGAGGCGTTCCCCGGCCACCTCGGCGACACGTGGGAGCGCTTCGCCTGGGTCGTCAACCACGCCACGGGCGAGAACCTGCAGCTGCGCCGGATCGGCGTGGGCGAAGGGCCCGGCTGGCTGGACCTGTTCCTCGACCTCAGCGCGACGGCGGTCGCCACCGCGGCGCTGTACCTGCTCTTCCGCGGCGTGCGCAGCCGCGCCCTGCGGACCGACGAGGACGAGCTCCGCCTGCGCCGGCTGCTCGCCGAACACGGCGAGGACGACTCCCTCGGCTACTTCGCCACCCGGCGCGACAAGAGCGTCGTCTTCGCGCCGAACGGCCGCGCGGCGGTGACCTACCGCGTCCTCGGCGGCACGAGCGTCGCCAGCGCCGACCCGGTCGGCGACCCGGAGGCGTGGCCCGACGCGGTCCGGGCGTGGCTCGACGAGACGCGCACGTACGGCTGGACCCCGGGCGTGCTCGGGGCGAGCGAACGCGGCGCGAAGGCGTACACCGGGGCGGGTCTGCGTGCCCTGGAAATCGGCGACGAAGCGGTGCTCGACGTCCGCGAGTTCAGCCTGGCCGGCCCGGAGCGGCGCTCGGTGCGCCAGGCCGTCAAGCGCATCGAGCGGGCCGGCTACACCTCGCGGGTCCGCCGCCACGGCGAGATCCCCGAGGCCGAGATGACCGAGCTGCTCGCCCGGGCGCAGGCCTGGCGCGGCGCCGAGACCGAACGCGGGTTCTCGATGGCGCTGGGCCGGCTCGGCGACGCCAGCGACGGCCGCAGCGTGATGGTCGAGGCCTACGACGCCCACGGCGAGCTGCGCGGGCTGCTGTCGTTCGTCCCGTGGGGGCGCCGCGGGCTTTCGCTGGACCTCATGCGCCGCGACCGCGACGCCGAGAACGGCCTCAACGAGTACATGATCGCCGAGACGGTCGCGGCCGCGCAGGTCCTCGGCGCGCAGCGGATCTCGCTCAACTTCGCGATGTTCCGCGCGGTGTTCTCCGAGGGCGAGCGGATCGGCGCCGGCCCGGTGCTGCGGGCCTGGCGTGGCATCCTCAGCGTGTTTTCGCGGTTCTTCCAGCTGGAGTCGCTGTACCGGTCCAACGCCAAGTACGGGCCGGACTGGGAGCCGCGGTTCCTCTGCTACTCCTCGGCCCGGCGGCTGCCGCGGGTCGGCATCGTCGCGGGCGCGCTCGAAGGGTTCGTCCCGACCGGACGGGCGCGGTCGCTGCGGCTGGAGACGGTCAGCGAGGACTTCGTCGCGCGCGTCAAGGAGATCGAGGAGTCGGCGGCGGCACCGGCGCCGAAGGCCTGGCGGCGGCCCGAACAGGTCCGCGTCCGCATCGCCAAGCTCGACAAGCTGCGCGAGGCCGGCATCGACCCGTACCCGGTCGGTTTCCGCCGCGACGACCACATCGGGGACGTCGTGGCGAAGTACGGCGACCTGGCGCCGGACACCACCACCGGGCACCGGGTCCGGATCGCCGGGCGGGTGCTGAACCTGCGCATCCTCGGCGGCCTGTGCTTCGCCCGCGTCAAGGACTTCAGCGGCGAGATCCAGCTGATGCTGGAGGCCGGCGAGCTGGACCTGACCCGCTGGCGGACCGGCGTCGACCTCGGCGACCACGTCGGCGTCAGCGGCCAGGTCGTGACGTCGAAGCGCGGCGAGCTTTCGGTGCTCGTCGACGAGTGGACGGTCACCGCGAAGTGCCTGCACCCGCTGCCCGACAAGCGAAAGGGCCTCACCGACCCGGAGACGCGGGTCCGGCAGCGCTACCTCGACCTGGCGGTCAACCCGGACTCGACGAACATGCTGCGGCTGCGGTCCACCGTGGTCCGCGCGGTGCGCGACCGGCTGCACCACGCCGACTACCTCGAGGTCGAGACGCCGATGCTGCAGACGGTGCACGGCGGCGCCAACGCCCGGCCGTTCGTCACCCACATCAACGCCTACGACATGCGGATGTACCTGCGGATCGCGCCCGAGCTGTACCTGAAGCGGCTGTGCGTGGCCGGCGTCGAGCGGGTCTTCGAGCTCAACCGCAACTTCCGCAACGAAGGCGTCGACGCGACGCACAACCCCGAGTTCACGATGCTCGAGGCGTACCAGGCGTACGCGGACTACGACACGATGCGGACGCTGACCCGCGAACTGGTCCAGCACGCGGCCGAAGCGGCGTACGGGGCTCAGGTCGTCCGGCGGCCCGACGCCGACGGGAAGGTCGTCGAGTACGACATCTCCGGCGACTGGCCGGTCGTGCCGGTCCACGAAGCCGTCTCGGCGAGGTTCGGCGAGGAGATCGACCCGGGGACGCCGGTGGCCGAGCTGCGCCGCCTGTGCGTGGCCGCCGGGGTGCCGGTGGGGGAGGACCCGAGCCACGGCGACCTCGTGCTCAAGGCGTTCGAGCACCTCGTCGAGGGCGCGACCGTGCTGCCGACGTTCTACACCGACTACCCGACCGACGTCTCGCCGCTGACCCGCCAGCACCGGGTGGACCCGCGGCTGGCCGAACGCTGGGACCTCATCGCGTTCGGGTCGGAGGTCGGCACGGCCTACACCGAGCTGACCGACCCGATCGAGCAGCGGCGGCGGCTGGAAGGGCAGTCGCTGCGCGCGGCCAGCGGTGACGTCGAGGCGATGGAGCTGGACGAAGACTTCTTGCTCGCCTTGGAGCACGGGATGCCGCCGACCGGCGGGCTCGGCCTGGGCGTCGACCGGCTGCTCATGATGCTCACCGGTGCCTCCATCCGCCAGACGGTCCTGTTCCCCTTCGTCCGACCGCAGGCATAACGAGTCGGTGGACCTGGTCACGGCGACGGGCCGTGGCGCGGCCGGTCGCTTACGCTCTGCCTCGTGCGCACGGCTCGGATCGCCTCGGCCCTCCTGATGGGGGTGGCCGTCCTGGCGTATTCGGGCTGGCTGCTGGAATTCTTCCTGCCCACCGGCGTCTCCCCGGTGCGGGACCCGGCCGAGGCGCTGCTGACCGGGCCGCCCGTGTTCCGGGTCCTGCTCGCCGTGTCCGGGGTCGCGTTCCTGCTCGCCGGGCCCCCGCTGCACCGGCTCGGGCCGGTCCAGTGGTCCGCGCGGCTCAGTTCGATCTCGGTGAGCGCGTTCGGCGCGCTCGCGCTGCTGCAGGCCCTTTACCCCGAGCGCAGCGACCTGCTGTCGGCGCTGCTCAGCGTCGTCCTGGTGGCCGGGGTGATCAGCCTGATCCTGTGGTGGCCGCCGGGCTGGCGCGCGCTCGCGGTCGTGGGCCTGGTGCTGGTGCTGGCGACCTGGCTGGCCGTCGTGCTCGCTCGGCAGCTGGACGCCTACGAAGGCGTTTTCACGCGGGCGCAGCTGGTGGTCCGCGCGGCCCTGTACGCCATCGGCGGCACGTACGCTTTCGTCAAGCCGGCGCCGCGGCACGCGCATCGATAGCCGGTTTCCCGCCGGAAATGTCGGTGGTGGGTGGCACGATCGCCCGTAAGCATCTCTTGGCGGAAGGATCGACATGGCGGGAAACGTGCGCCCGGTGGCCGACGAGCGTGACGGGCTGCTGAGCTTCCTGGAGCAGCAGCGGTACGTGCTCAGGTTGGCGGCCCACGGGCTGACCGACGAACAGGCGAGACTGACCTCGACGAAGAGCGCACTGTCGGTGGGCGGCCTGATCAAGCACGTCGCGGCGACCGAGTACAGCTGGATGGACACGGTGCTGCAGGTGCCGCAGAAGCCGTTCGGCGAGGCCGTGGCGGAGTGGGAGTCAGCGCACCGCCTGGGCGAGGACGAGACCCTCGAAGGCGCACTGGCCCGGTACGACGAGGTGGCCGCCCGCACGGCGGAGGTCATCGCGGGCATCGACGACCTGGGCCAGGCGGTCCCGGTGCCCAAAGGCGTCCCGTGGTTCCCGCCGGACGTCGACGCGTGGTCGGTCCGCTGGGTCCTGCTGCACCTGATCCAGGAGACGGCCCGCCACGCGGGCCACGCCGACATCATCCGCGAGCACATCGACGGCGGCACGGCCATGCCCCTCATGGCGGCCGCCGAGGGCTGGCCGGAGTCCCCCTGGATCAAGCCCTGGACCCCACAGTCCCAACCAGCCTGACCCGGCCCCGGCCCCGGCCCCGGGGGGGGGGGGCCCCGCGGCGCCCCCCCCCCCCCCCGACCCCGGTGCACAGGCGGGTCACGACGCCCGCGCGACGACCTCTTCGAGCAGCCGGGCCTGGGTCAGCAGCGTTTCGTACTCACAGGCGCGTCCGGCCGGGTCGCCGATCAGGCTCGCGAAGTGCCGCAGGACGTTGCGGAACTGGTCGTCCGCCGGGAGCGTCCGCTCTTCCCGCACGTCCTGGGACTCCAGGCGCAGCACCGGGCGCGTCGTGGCCGGCGGGGTGAACGCCCAGTCCAGCGTCAGCCGGCCCTCGCTGCCCCACACCGACATCGCGTTCCGGTAGGTGTGCACGAACCCGAACGAGCACTGGGCCGCCACCTCCCCGTCGCTCAGCAGCGCGCTGCCGGACACGTCCACCTCGCCGGAGCGCACGAGCACCGCGCCGGCCACCTCGGGGGTGCGGAGGTAGGGCCAGGATGCCCGGATCGGGTAGCACCCGGTCTCGCGCAGCGAGCCGCCGCCGAGGGCGCCGGAGTACTTGATCCCGGACGGCGCCGTCGGCGGGATGCCGAAGTCCGCGGTGATCAGGCGGGGCTCGCCGACCACGCCCTTCGTCACCAGCTCCGCCACCTCGGCGTGCTGGGAGTGGTGGGGGAACGCGAAGTTCTCCATCACCACCAGCCCGCGCGCGGTCGCGAGCTCGACCAGCCGCGCGGCCGCGGCCGTCCCGATCGTCGCCGTTTTCTCCACCAGCACGTGCTTGCCCGCTTCGAGGGCCGCCTCCGCCCATTCCTGGTGCAGCGCGATCGGCAGCGGGATGTACACCGCGTCGACGTCCGGCCGCTCCAGCAGCGCCGCGTAGCCGGTCACGGCCTCGCCGCCGAACCGGGCGGTGAAGGCCGCCGCCTTCGCCGCCGACCGGCTCGCCACCGCGGTGACCCGCAGGCCCGCGGTGGCCATCGCCGGAACCGTCTTGCGCGCGGCGATGTCGGCGCAGCCCAGGATGCCGAACCTCGGCGCGGTCACCATCGGATCGGCAGCTCGGCCGGGCGGGGGAACGCGGTCGCGAGGTGCCACGACAGCTCGTCCACCGGGACGCCCAGTGCGAGCGGGATCCGCCGGGCCACCAGGGTTTCCAGCAGCACCCGCAGTTCCAGCCGGGCGAGGGCGGCACCGAGGCAGAAGTGGATGCCCGCGCCGAAGGCCAGGTGCGGGTTGTCGGTGCGGTCCAGCCGCAGCTCGTCCGCCGCCGCGAACGCGGATTCGTCGCGGTTCGCGGAGTTGATCAGCGGGATCACCGGCTCGCCCGCCCGGATCGTCACCCCGCCGAGCTCGACGTCTTCGAGCGCGATCCGCATCGAGCCGAACCCGCCGGCGACCTGGCTGTAGCGCAGTGCCTCTTCGACGGCGGTGCCGATCAGACCCGGATCGTCCACGATGGACTGGTACCGCGCCGGATCTTCCAGCAGGTGCACGAGAAGGTGCGACACCGCGCTGACCGTCGTGTGGTAGCCGGCGATCAGGATCGTCATCGCGAGCGTGCGCAGTTCCCCGTCGTCGAGCGAGTCGCCGTCCTCCTGGGCCTGCAGCAGCCGGGTCAGCAGGTCCTCGCCCGGCCGGGCGCGCTTGCGCTCGAGCAGCCCGGTGAGGTAGCCCATGAGCGCGCCGGCGGCCTCGCGCGCCGCGTCGGCGTCCGCGCCCGGTCCGCCGACGGTGAGCACCTTGTCGCCCCACTGCCGGAACTGCGCCTGTTCGGCGGGTTCGACGCCGAGCAGTTCGCAGATCACCGTGATCGGCAGCGGCAGGGCCAGCGCGGTCACCGCGTCGGCGGTGGTCTGCGCACTGCCGGTCATCGCGTCGACCAGGCCCGCCGTGATCTCCTCGATCCGCGGCCGCAGCGTGTCGACCCGCCGCTGGGTGAACTCGCGCGAGGCCAGCTTGCGCAACCGGGTGTGGTCCGGCGGGTCCAGGTTCACCAGCGACCGCGAGCCGCGGTGCACCGGGATCAGCCTCGGCGCGTCCGGCCTGGTCATCGCTTCCTTGCTGAACCGCAGGTCGGTGAGGACGGTCCGGACCTCGGCGTGGCGCAGGACGAGCCAGCCTTCGTGGCCGCCGGGCAGCCGGACCCGGGTCACCGCCGCCTCCGCGCGCAGTTTCGCGTACTCGTCGAGCGCTTCCCCGGGGGTGCGCACGCGGAAGGGGAACGCGGGCAGTGCCGTCACGGCTTCGGTCATCGGGATCCTCACCAATCGATCGGTTCGCGGGAACGGAAGAAGGTGCCGGTCGGCCCGTCGCCGGGCAGCGTGGCGGCCCAGGCGATGTCGGCGGCCGCGGTCGCGGGGTCCCCGTCGGCCTCGGGCATCATGCGGGTGCGCACGCGGCCGGGGTTGACCGCGTTCACTAGCACCCCCCGGCCGCGCGCGGAGTTCGCGAGCAGCACGGTCACGGCGTTCAGCGCGGTCTTGGACACCGAATAGGCCGGTGCGCCGGTGAACAGGCCGTGGCTGAACGCCCCGGTGCCGCTCGACACCATGACGATCCGGCCCCAGCCGCGGTCGAACATGCCCGGCAGCACGGCCTGGGACACGCGCAGCGCGCCGAGCGCGTTGACCGCCAGGGTTTCGGCGACGAGCTCGGGCGGGACGGACTCGGGCGGCGCACCGGCGTCGAG is from Amycolatopsis mediterranei and encodes:
- the pip gene encoding prolyl aminopeptidase, which produces MDELYPPISPRAEGFLETGDGHRIRCQEAGNPAGKPVVVLHGGPGSGIAPMARRHFDPAVYRIVLFDQRGSGRSTPDADDLSANTLWHLVADMELLRDRLGIERWQLFGGSWGATLALAYAETHPSRVSEIILRGVFTVRQSELDWIYRGGAAHLFPREWEAFLAPLPAGLRQDPLAGYAVLLDDPAEEVRHRAAVAWSTWEGATVSVLPQESFRRQYADPAFAWPFARLAVHYFTKGAWLDDGRLIRDAGKLAGIPGVIVQGRYDTVCPPVTAYELHRAWPGSELKLLEGAGHAVTDPGVLAALRAATDSFRE
- a CDS encoding ABC transporter permease, which translates into the protein MTAFFYRRPKLRLGFLLSAPLLWLGLAYLGALAALFVTAFWHTDAFTGQVVVDWSLGNFETLFTDAVYRTITFRTVGIAALVTVIDAVVAFPMAFAMAKLASPRAQRILVIAVMTPLWASYLVKAYAWRSMLSGNGALSSISPGYGVTATIVTLSYLWLPYMILPIYAGLDRLPDSLVDASGDLGARSLRTFRSVILPLTFPAIVAGSIFTFSLSLGDYIAVKIVGGTSQMLGNVVYDNIGAANNLPFAATVATVPVVIMLGYLAAVRRTGALDNL
- a CDS encoding cytochrome c oxidase assembly protein — its product is MPLTFDAPAVLGVLAAGTLYVRAARRRGWPPGRTTAFLAGLATILVVTCSPLAVYDTTFFWVRAVQTVTLLMITPLLLALGAPVRLLLETAEVPWLRRHGRGPLARALTFPPVVTAVLVAPVLVLYLTPLYDLTLRSPLVDGLVRLGLVLAGFTYFWTRLGLDPTPREDPHLVSVWIAFAEVVFDGALGLVLWLGPLLAPAHYAAAHPGWGPDPRTDQIIGAGVLWIGGDVAGLPFVVALFVRWARDDERRAKQIDGQLDAAPETGLWWENDPALAERFQRR
- a CDS encoding undecaprenyl-diphosphate phosphatase, producing MSAVTYLEAIVVGALQGVSELFPVSSLGHSILLPAWLGGSWQRDLSIGKDSPYLAVLVAMHVATALALVLFFRKDWVRIIGGLWTSIRRREVRTPDQRLAWLLVLATIPVGLAGLLLEGLLRDFLGKPVPAAIFLTLNGGVLYAAEKFSRKKPAAEADTVDFSTEDTLVMRAVSVEEATDVRLAKLGVGEAVLIGAAQILALLPGISRSGITMVAGLRRGLGHEDAARFAFLLATPVILAAGVLKMPTLFAPENHASLGPALVGSVIAGVASYISVRFLTGYFETRTLTPFAIYCAVAGIGSLIFFAV
- the panB gene encoding 3-methyl-2-oxobutanoate hydroxymethyltransferase — its product is MSASAEEPAPYGTGPAAPAAPAPGRKVRVHHLRELKERGEPWPMLTAYDMYTAALFDEAGIPVLLVGDSAANNVFGYDTSLPVTVDELLPLVRAVTRSVKRALVVADLPFGSYQLSPQQALETSVRFMKEGRAHAVKLEGGRRFAAHVEALTSAGVPVMGHIGFTPQSEHNLGGYRVQGRGEAADVLLADALALQEAGAFAVVMEMVPAEAAKRVTAELKIPTVGIGAGPDCDAQVLVWQDMAGLRRGKAPRFVKRYADVATVLQDAATAFAEDVRRGEFPAPEHAFHD
- a CDS encoding ABC transporter permease, with the translated sequence MRTSRVLLWTALGLGLAVIYFPLVVVLLDSFNADTTFGWPPSRFTLEWWSRAASNEGALHALRTSVEAGLAATAIALVLGTMAAFALQRYRFFGRNPVSLLIILPIALPGIVTGIALNNAFRTILGIDLGLLTAIIAHATFCIVVVFNNVVARLRRMGGNLEEASMDLGATGLTTFRLVTFPMLRSALLAGGLLAFALSFDEIIVTTFTLGTGMETLPIWIYDNLFRPNQAPIVNVVAAVLIVASTVPVYLAQRLSGDTASGGRL